Proteins found in one Melospiza georgiana isolate bMelGeo1 chromosome 1, bMelGeo1.pri, whole genome shotgun sequence genomic segment:
- the LOC131085035 gene encoding leucine-rich repeat-containing protein 40-like: protein MDAVTSPRCACPRPDPLWRYLTEHDPKYEGKKKLKISGRELLSVPTQVFGLEQLQVLEMSPERESCLRYRMELLPQEIGRLRNLTCLYVDSNNLKKIPAEIGTLSCLERLTLSNNSLSSLPAEMGALQRLQSLHLANNSLTELPEPLCQLRSLTFLDVSDNKIDTIPSSIRHLEKLETLLLLFNSLESLPEDFCLLRNLHTLWLGNNHLRSLPAAFGELVNLDWGYNYCSCNFEGNPLESPPPEVCSRGPEGIRDYFSSLQRIWKD from the coding sequence ATGGATGCAGTCACCTCTCCCAGATGTGCCTGTCCGCGTCCTGATCCACTCTGGAGGTACCTCACAGAGCATGATCCAAAATATGAAGGGAAGAAGAAGCTCAAGATctctggcagggagctgctgtcagTTCCCACACAGGTCTTTggcttggagcagctgcaggtgctggagaTGAGCCCAGAACGAGAGAGCTGCCTGAGGTacaggatggagctgctgccccaggagatCGGCCGTCTGAGGAACCTCACCTGCCTCTATGTGGACTCCAACAACTtgaagaaaatccctgctgaaATTGGCACTTTGAGCTGCTTGGAGAGGCTCACTCTGAGCAACAACAGCCTGAGCTCACTGCCTGCTGAGATGGGGGCACTCCAAAGGTTGCAGAGCCTCCACCTTGCCAACAACAGCCTCACTGAGTTGCCTGAACCCCTCTGCCAGCTGAGGAGCCTCACCTTTCTGGATGTGAGTGACAACAAAATAGATACCATCCCCTCCAGCATTCGGCATCTGGAGAAACTGGAAACGTTGCTATTGCTCTTCAACTCACTGGAGAGCCTTCCTGAGGATTTCTGCCTTCTGAGGAATCTGCACACACTTTGGTTGGGAAACAACCACCTACGGTCCCTTCCAGCAGCCTTTGGGGAGCTGGTGAACCTGGACTGGGGCTACAACTACTGCTCGTGCAATTTTGAGGGGAATCCACTGGAGAGTCCTCCCCCTGAAGTCTGCAGCAGAGGCCCTGAAGGGATCAGAGACTATTTCTCATCACTTCAAAGGATTTGGAAAGACTAA